A stretch of DNA from Vallitalea longa:
TTAGGATTTATGGTAGGGCCACTAATTGGTGGATTGCTATTCGAAAATTATCTTAGTCTGGCATTTGTAATAGACGGTTTGACAACTCTTACATCGACAATATTGATTATCCTATTTGTCAAGACAAGTGATGCAGAACAGATTAAAGAGCAAGAAATTGAAATGCAAGAAATCAATGAATATGAAAATGATGAAGATGACAGGTGTTCAACATTTAACGTTTTGCTAAGAAGAAAATCGGTATTATTACAATTAGTCATATTTATATTCTCCTCTTTCATCTATGAACAGTGGTCATTTGCTGTTCCGCTATATATAGAAGAATTATATATGGAAAAGGGAGGAATGTATTTTGGATTCATATCAGGTTATAATGGCTTCATTGTTATATTGTTTACACCAATACTCACTTGGTTATTAAGAAAATTCCGTGAATTACAGAAAATTTTTATAGGAGTGGCTCTATATTCATTTAGTTTCCTACTTATAAGAAATGCACCTGCATTATCTATATTTTTCGTGATGATTTTTGTATTTACCATAGGGGAAATCGTAAATATGTTAGGATCATCTCCATACCTAAGCAGACGAATTCCAGCATCTCATAGGGGAAGAGTCAACAGTTATGCTAGTGTATGTTATTTTGTTGGAGGTGTAGGTGGACGCGCACTGATTGGATGGGTAATCAATGATTATTCATATGCTACAGCTTTTACAGTAATTACTTGTGTAGGTGTTGTTGCACTATTAATCATTCTACTTAATTATAAACTCGATAAAAAAACTTTCCCACTACTTTATCAAAAAAAGGCTGTTTAGACAGCTTTCTTACAATAAAAAATATTGCTTCTGGATTGATTTGCTTTTTAGAAATATTTCAGTCCGAAAGATATGTTGATATAATTTATTTGAATTATGTATAATTTATATATGGGTTGACTAAAACTAATTGTATAGGTTATTATAAACATATTGAAAAAAAATAATAAGCAAATTAGATTAGAGGAGAATTCATTATGAAAGATAAAGTACAAGAAGTATTAGACCAAGTACGTCCAGGATTACAAGGTGACGGTGGTGACGTTAGATTAGTTGAAGTAACAGATGACGGTATCGTAAAAGTTGAATTAGAAGGTTCTTGTAAAGGATGTCCTTTTTCACAATTGACTGTTAAAAACTTCATTGAAAAAACATTAAAAGAACAAATTCCAGAAGTAAAAGAAGTTGTATCTGTTAATTAATCCAACAAAAGACTGTACAACGATTGATAATTAAAAGTATTGTATCTATAAACCTTAGATAATTTTCTAAGGTTTATTTTGGATTGGAAAAAATTTTAGACATGTCATACTAATTTGTGGTAATATAATTAGTAGAGCATACCAAAACAAATGATAGGAGGGTAAACATGCAGTATAATCCGTCATTACCAGTTTATATTCAAATAAAAGAAGATATAATAAAAAAAATACGAATGGGTATTTGGAAAGAAAATGAAAAAATACCCTCGGAATTAAAATTGATGGAAGAATATCACGCAGGAAGAGGAACAGTCAGAGAGGCTATCAAGTTAATAATTGACGAAGGATATCTATATATCAAAAAGGGCATAGGAACATTTGTAGCTCAGAGGGAAGTCGGAATCTCTATTGAACCATTTGTAAGTTTGACTTATTTTATTAAAATGCGTGGATTGAATATAAATACTAGGATATTAGAAAAAAAAGAAGTAATAATAAATAAAGAGTTAGCTGAAGAAACAAGTATAAAAGAAAATACCAAGTGTCTGTTTGTAAAAAGGCTTAGAATGATGGACCAACGTCCTATTGGACTTGAAATATTTCATTTTGTCTACGGAGAAGAAAACTTTTTTAAAGACTTCAATTTTGAAAATGGGATATCTCATTATTTATTTGAGGATCTGAAAGTATCTGTAACCAAGTTGAACATGGATTTAGAGATTGTCAAAGCTTCTGGAGAAGAAAAAGAATTATTGCAATTGAGTGATGATAGTAAAATGATGATTTCTAATAGA
This window harbors:
- a CDS encoding MFS transporter, which translates into the protein MFKKITNVFSQYRGLSRSAYVIFYARIITNMGAFIWPLLTLLLKRKMGYSELTIGYISLGIGSIFVVANIIGGKLADRFNRKKLIVIFDLISVSFFISCAFVEPGTIMVVLFSIAGIFANIENPSFEALIADISKSKDREKVYSLSYLGHNLGFMVGPLIGGLLFENYLSLAFVIDGLTTLTSTILIILFVKTSDAEQIKEQEIEMQEINEYENDEDDRCSTFNVLLRRKSVLLQLVIFIFSSFIYEQWSFAVPLYIEELYMEKGGMYFGFISGYNGFIVILFTPILTWLLRKFRELQKIFIGVALYSFSFLLIRNAPALSIFFVMIFVFTIGEIVNMLGSSPYLSRRIPASHRGRVNSYASVCYFVGGVGGRALIGWVINDYSYATAFTVITCVGVVALLIILLNYKLDKKTFPLLYQKKAV
- a CDS encoding NifU family protein, coding for MKDKVQEVLDQVRPGLQGDGGDVRLVEVTDDGIVKVELEGSCKGCPFSQLTVKNFIEKTLKEQIPEVKEVVSVN
- a CDS encoding GntR family transcriptional regulator, producing MQYNPSLPVYIQIKEDIIKKIRMGIWKENEKIPSELKLMEEYHAGRGTVREAIKLIIDEGYLYIKKGIGTFVAQREVGISIEPFVSLTYFIKMRGLNINTRILEKKEVIINKELAEETSIKENTKCLFVKRLRMMDQRPIGLEIFHFVYGEENFFKDFNFENGISHYLFEDLKVSVTKLNMDLEIVKASGEEKELLQLSDDSKMMISNRVVYVNKEKDILYHLKFYCGEQLSKIGMDNFV